The sequence CGCGGGCAGACCGCCAAGGGATACTACGCCGCCCACGGTCAAATTCATTGGTCGGTCAACGGCATGGCGTTTGCCGGCGATTACCTGTCGGCGGCATCCTTCCTGGGCATCTGCGGATTGATTGCATCGTACGGATACGACGGATTCCTCTATTCCATCGGATATCTCGCGGGGTGGATTGTCGCGCTGCTCGTCATTGCGGAACCGATCAAGCGCCTGGGCAAGTTCACGTTCACCGACGCCCTCGATAGCCATTACGATTCGCGCGGCATCAAACTGGCGGCCGCCATTTCCACGCTCGTCGTCAGTGCGTTCTATCTCATCCCGCAGATGGTCGGCGCGGGCGCGTTGATCACACCGTTGCTCGGGCTTCCCCATTACGCAGGGGTATTGCTAGTAGGCGTGACGGTTACGCTGATCGTGGTGACGGCGGGCATGGTGTCGACAACGTGGGTGCAGTTTATTAAAGGAACGCTACTCGTCATCTTTTGCGCCGCGCTCACCATCATGATCCTGATGCGCGGATTCACGGCAAAGGGTTCGCCCACGGTGGTCAATCCTGAGGAACTCCGCGCGAAGCCCGGAGTCCGAATTGTCGAGAACGCGTGGAAAGACAAGCCCTACGCCAAGGTCATCAACGCGGAGGGTGTCGAGTCGGTCTATAAGATCACGGATGCGGGCTGGGTCGAAACGCAGACCGTTGTTGCCAAGTCCGACGGGACCAAACTGGTGAACGGAAAACCTCAGACCAAAGACAACGATCTGCGGCCCATCGGAACGTTGGCGGAACTGCCGGGCGGAGCCGAAAAGACCGGTTCACTCGGGCCCTTCGATTTCTTCGACACGCTGCGACAGTCTAAGGTTGTCACGTGGTCCAAGGAGGTCCTGAAGGACGAGAGTGGCGCGTCGACCACCGTATTCACGCCCGCGGTTCAGCGGGGCGAGGACCTGCTCAAGCCCGGTGGATACTTCAAAGGTATGAAGTCGCCGAACTTCACGGACAAGCTCGACTTCATTTCGTTGATGATCGCCTTGTTCTGCGGCACGGCCTCACTGCCGCACATCCTGATCCGGTATTACACCGTGAAGGACCAATCTTCGGCACGCAAGAGCACCGTGGTCGGCATCGCGGCCATCGGTTTCTTCTACGTACTCACGCTGTACTTGGGTCTTGGCGCGATGACCAGCGGAGCGATGGATGTCACCGACAACAACATGGCCGCGCCTTTGCTCGCGCGTTCGTTCTCGGAACTCATGTTTGCCGTGATCTCCGCCATCGCGTTTACGACGGTGCTTGGGACGGTCTCGGGGTTGATTATGGCGGGGGCCGGCGCCGTCGCGCATGACCTCTTGGAGAATCTCTTCCGAATCCCAATGACGGACCACCAGAAGGTGCTCTTCGGCAAGGGAGCCGCTGCTTTGTTGGGCGGTGGCGCGATGGTGCTGGGCATCTTGTTCAAGGATTTCAACGTGAGCTTCCTTGTGGGCTGGGCGTTCAACATCGCGGCGTCTGCGAATCTACCCGCGCTGGTCATGATGCTGTTCTGGCGGCGCACCACGAAGCAGGGCATCGCGTGTGCCGTGGCCGTGGGTATGCTCAGTTCGCTGGCGTGGATTCTCTTATCGGCAGACACGTATTCGAAGGTCTATGGATGGGACCCGAAGACATCTATCGTGCCGTTCAGCCAGCCAGGACTGGTTACAATCCCGTTGGGCTTCCTGGTGCTGATCGTCGTTTCGTTGCTGACGCCAAAACCTGCCCATTCGGTCGCCGAAGAACTGGCGGAGACGTAGGGAAAGCGCGCCGATTCTGCAGACTCTGATGAACTGAGCGGATAGCTCGCTAGCACTCGAGGATTCGGATAATCCCCTTTTGCAGTCTTGGCGGCTGGCGGCTATGCTAAGCGATACCTGTGGGCCAGTGGGGACACGGGCATCGATTGGTTTGGCACGTATTGAGGGGAGGAACACCATCGTGAAACCCGAGGGCATTATCCCTGCCTTGTTGACTCCGTTCGATTCCAACGGGCAGATCTCCGTACCGATGTTGAAGAAGCTTACGCGGTACCTCCTGGACAAGGGCAGCCGCGGTTTCTTCGTATGCGGCAGCGCGGGCGAAGGCGTATACATGACGCCCTCCGAGCGCAAGCAGGTCCTGGAAATCGTCGCGAGCGAATGCGCAAACCAGGCCACCGTCATTGCGCACGTCGGTTCGATGTCGACCGACGAGTCGGTTGCTTTGGCAAAGGATGCGCGCGCGGCCGGCGCTCATGCCGTTGCCAGCATGCCGCCGTTGGTATTCAAGCAGCCGTGGCCCGCGATCATCAAGCACATTCAGGCAATTGCGGAGGCCTCCGAGTTGCCCACGTACTACTATCACCTTCCGATAATCACCAACGTGATTATCACCGCCGACGAAGTCGCGGAAATGGTCGCAGCCATTCCGGGACTCGTTGGACTGAAGTATTCGTCGCCTGACCTGTTCCTTCTGTGGGGCGTGTTGGAGCGTCCGAAGCGCACGATTCATGCGCTGTACGGTTGCGATCAACAGTTGTACCACGG comes from Candidatus Hydrogenedentota bacterium and encodes:
- a CDS encoding cation acetate symporter translates to MLYSTSIMAIAVFAFFVLGVLALSFYLGRRGQTAKGYYAAHGQIHWSVNGMAFAGDYLSAASFLGICGLIASYGYDGFLYSIGYLAGWIVALLVIAEPIKRLGKFTFTDALDSHYDSRGIKLAAAISTLVVSAFYLIPQMVGAGALITPLLGLPHYAGVLLVGVTVTLIVVTAGMVSTTWVQFIKGTLLVIFCAALTIMILMRGFTAKGSPTVVNPEELRAKPGVRIVENAWKDKPYAKVINAEGVESVYKITDAGWVETQTVVAKSDGTKLVNGKPQTKDNDLRPIGTLAELPGGAEKTGSLGPFDFFDTLRQSKVVTWSKEVLKDESGASTTVFTPAVQRGEDLLKPGGYFKGMKSPNFTDKLDFISLMIALFCGTASLPHILIRYYTVKDQSSARKSTVVGIAAIGFFYVLTLYLGLGAMTSGAMDVTDNNMAAPLLARSFSELMFAVISAIAFTTVLGTVSGLIMAGAGAVAHDLLENLFRIPMTDHQKVLFGKGAAALLGGGAMVLGILFKDFNVSFLVGWAFNIAASANLPALVMMLFWRRTTKQGIACAVAVGMLSSLAWILLSADTYSKVYGWDPKTSIVPFSQPGLVTIPLGFLVLIVVSLLTPKPAHSVAEELAET
- a CDS encoding dihydrodipicolinate synthase family protein; this translates as MKPEGIIPALLTPFDSNGQISVPMLKKLTRYLLDKGSRGFFVCGSAGEGVYMTPSERKQVLEIVASECANQATVIAHVGSMSTDESVALAKDARAAGAHAVASMPPLVFKQPWPAIIKHIQAIAEASELPTYYYHLPIITNVIITADEVAEMVAAIPGLVGLKYSSPDLFLLWGVLERPKRTIHALYGCDQQLYHGLMAGACGGIGSTYNYQIENFVALYEATKRGDHAEALLWQDKVNKVVEVLFKHGGNRATEKAMMTLRGYDVGAARRPNLPFPEDGIPALRKDMEQLGLL